In Gemmobacter sp., the sequence GGCAGATGTATGTCAAACTGGCGCAGATGCGCGCGCTGTGGACCCAGGCCTTTGCCGAGGCGCAGGGCTACCCCACCAAGGCGCAGGTGATGCGGATGTATGCCGCGCAATATGCGGTGATGGAGGGCGTGCAAGAGATGACGGCCATGGCCATCCGCACCTGTGGCGGCCAGTCGATGCTGAAGTCGCTGCCCCTGGAACGCATGTATCGCGACAGCCGCTGCGGCGCGCTGATGCTGCCCTATACCTCTGAAATCATGGAAGATTATCTGGCGCTGCTGTCGGTCTACGACATGTCCGAGATCGACAATGTGACAACCGATACCGACTCGGCCCGCAATTCCCTGTGGCGGGGCGAGGGCGGGACGGCCGGGGGGCTGCGCTGATGCCCCGCGACCGCGTGCAGGTCAGGGGCCGGGCGGGCGACCCTGCGGCGGTCTGGGCCCTGGCGGGGGATTTCCTGGGCGACTGGCACCCCGCCATCGACCGGATCGCGGGCGAACCCGGGCCCCATGAAACCCGCCGGTTCACGGTAAAAGGCGACGATACCGTCTACCGCGAACGGCTGATCTACCGATCCGACAGCGACATGGCGCTGGCCTATACCGCGCTGTCGGGGATCGAGGGGGCCGACCGCTACGTCGCCCGCCTGTCAGTCGCGGCCGAGGGGCCGGGCGAAGCCTCCCTCCTGTGGACCGCCGATATCACCGCCCGGGCCGACCGTCTGGCCGCGATCTGCGCCGGGACCGACGCCGTGTTCCGCGCCGGGATCCAGACGCTGGCCAACACCCTGGCCCCACCGTCGCCCCCACCCGAATATCACGCGTCCGCGCCGGTTCCGATTGATCATGTCACCCTGCCCGGCACCCCGCGCCTTGCCCTGTCCGTCGCCGGCGATGGCCCCCTGGTGCTGTTCCTGCATGGCATCGGCGGCGGGCGGGTGAACTGGCACCGCCAGCTGGCCGCCCTTGCCCCCCATGCCCGCGCCGTCGCGATGGATCTGCGCGGGTATGGCGACAGCAGCCTGGGCTTTGGCCCATCCGGCATCGACGGCTATTGCGACGACATCCTGCGCGTCGCCGATCATTTCGGGGCCGACAGGTTCGTGCTGGCCGGCCTGTCCTATGGCGCCTGGATCGCGACCTCGTTTGCGATGCGGCACTGCGACCGGCTGGCCGGGCTGGTGATTTCCGGTGGCTGCACCGGCATGTCCGAAGCCGGCCCCGAAGAACGCGAGGCCTTCCGCCTATCGCGCGAGGTGCCGCTGAACGCCGGCCAGCGCCCGGCCGATTTTGCGCCGGCCGTGGTCAATGTGCTGGCCGGGCCGCAGGCCAGGCCCGAAATTCGCGCCGAACTGCTGGCCAGCATGGCCGCGATCCCAGCAGAAACCTATCGCGATGCCCTGCGCTGCTTTACCAATCCGCTTGAAAGATTCGACTTTTCGAACATTTCCTGCCCGGTCCTTGCCATGACCGGCGAATTTGATCGTCTGGCCCCCCCGGCCGAGATCCGCGCGGTGGCGGGCCGGATGCTGGACCAGTGTCCCAGTCCCGATATCCGGTTCGAGGTGGTCCCGAACGCCGGCCACCTGTGCAACATCGAAAACCCGGGGCATTACGACCACCACCTGGCCGCCTTTGTCCGCCGGATCACCGCATGAGCGATGCCCGCGCCCGCAACCGCGCCATCAAGGAACGCCGCATCCTGCAAGCGGCGTTCCGGGTGTTTTCGCTGGCGGGCTATGCCGGCGCCTCGATGGATGCGATTGCCGAGGCGTCGCGGGTTTCGAAACCGACGCTGTATCAGTATTTCGGTTCCAAGGACGCGCTGTTCGCCGCCATGATGGACAGCGCCCGCGATGTCATGCTGGAACCCTTTGCCGACCAGACCGGCGGCATGGTGGCGCAACTCCACCGCTTTGCCTGGGCCTATGCCGATGTCGTCATGCGCCCCGACCTGCTGGGCCTGGCCCGTCTGGTCATTGGCGAGGCGGCGCGGTTCCCCGAAATCGGCGCCGCCTATCAGGCCGCCGGCCCCGACCGCCTGCTGGCCGGCATGATCGCCTGGCTGGACCGCCAGCGTGCCGCCGGGCGGCTGGCCTATGACGATGCCGAACTGGCGGCACAGGATCTGTGGGCGCTGATCCTGTCAGCCCCACGCACGCAAGGATTGCACCGCCCCGATGCGGTTCCCGACCGGGCGCAGATCCGGCGCTATCTTGAAAACGGCCTGCGGGTGTTCCTGCGGGCCTATTCCACCCAGCCCCAAGCCGATCTGGCGGCGCTTGCGGGCCTGATCAACGATCCGCCGACCACAGGGACGATATGAACCTTGACGAATTGCTCGACCAGAACGGCTGCAAGTTCGCCACCGTCGCCATGGCCGATACCAACGGCGCGCTGCGCGGCCAGATGGTGTCGCGCCGCTCGCTGGCAGGGATTTTGCAAAGCGGCATGGGGATGGCCCCCGTCACGCTGACGCTGGATCCGACCGATCAGGTGCTGACCGTGCCGGGCATCACCGACGATACCGCCGATTTCCACGATGATCCGCTGATCGTCGATCCGTCCTCGGTGCGGCGCATTCCCTGGGCGCGGCCAGGGCATGACCTGTTGTTCCTGTCCACCTATGGCGGCGCAACCTCGGGCATCTGCCCGCGTTCCTTGCTGGGCCGCGTGCTGGATCGGGCGGCGGCGGCCGGATACCAGCCGAAATACGGGCTGGAACTGGAATATACCCTGTTCGACGAAACCCCCGAAAGCGCCCGCGCCAAGGGCTATCGCGGGTTGAAGACCGCCACCCTGCACCCCAGCCACGACCTGGTGCTGTACCAGACCCTGCAATCCGACTGGTACGAAGCGGTGGCCGAGATGGCCGAGCCGCTGCGCATCGACATTGCCAAGATGCACGAGGAAATCGGCGGCGGCTTCATGGAGGCCTGCATCGCCGCCGGCAGCGGGCTGGAACCGGCCGACCAGCTGGTCATGCTGAAAACCTTCCTGCGCGCGCTGGCCCTGCGGCAGGGCAAGTCCATCACCTACATGCCCCGCTGGAGCGAGGAGGCCGACAGCCAGTCGATCCACCTGCACATGTCGCTGAAAGATGCGGCCGGCGCCCCGGTGTTCCACGATGCCGGCGCCGAACATGGCATGTCGCGGACCTTCCGGCATTTCATCGGCGGGTTGCAGAAGTATCTGGGTGAACTGACATTGGTATTCCTGCCCACCGTCAATGCCTATCGCCGGTTTGCACCGGGCACCTTT encodes:
- a CDS encoding alpha/beta fold hydrolase, giving the protein MPRDRVQVRGRAGDPAAVWALAGDFLGDWHPAIDRIAGEPGPHETRRFTVKGDDTVYRERLIYRSDSDMALAYTALSGIEGADRYVARLSVAAEGPGEASLLWTADITARADRLAAICAGTDAVFRAGIQTLANTLAPPSPPPEYHASAPVPIDHVTLPGTPRLALSVAGDGPLVLFLHGIGGGRVNWHRQLAALAPHARAVAMDLRGYGDSSLGFGPSGIDGYCDDILRVADHFGADRFVLAGLSYGAWIATSFAMRHCDRLAGLVISGGCTGMSEAGPEEREAFRLSREVPLNAGQRPADFAPAVVNVLAGPQARPEIRAELLASMAAIPAETYRDALRCFTNPLERFDFSNISCPVLAMTGEFDRLAPPAEIRAVAGRMLDQCPSPDIRFEVVPNAGHLCNIENPGHYDHHLAAFVRRITA
- a CDS encoding glutamine synthetase family protein, whose product is MNLDELLDQNGCKFATVAMADTNGALRGQMVSRRSLAGILQSGMGMAPVTLTLDPTDQVLTVPGITDDTADFHDDPLIVDPSSVRRIPWARPGHDLLFLSTYGGATSGICPRSLLGRVLDRAAAAGYQPKYGLELEYTLFDETPESARAKGYRGLKTATLHPSHDLVLYQTLQSDWYEAVAEMAEPLRIDIAKMHEEIGGGFMEACIAAGSGLEPADQLVMLKTFLRALALRQGKSITYMPRWSEEADSQSIHLHMSLKDAAGAPVFHDAGAEHGMSRTFRHFIGGLQKYLGELTLVFLPTVNAYRRFAPGTFAPPGLTWGYENRTTALRVVGHDAGSLRVENRLPGSDTNPYLTVAATLAAGMAGILAEIEPQPEVRGNGYTQAPATDFHRTMPEAIAAFRDSALARDWLGEAFVTSFAASRQSQFDQFRAKVPDVELMRYFDLG
- a CDS encoding TetR/AcrR family transcriptional regulator: MSDARARNRAIKERRILQAAFRVFSLAGYAGASMDAIAEASRVSKPTLYQYFGSKDALFAAMMDSARDVMLEPFADQTGGMVAQLHRFAWAYADVVMRPDLLGLARLVIGEAARFPEIGAAYQAAGPDRLLAGMIAWLDRQRAAGRLAYDDAELAAQDLWALILSAPRTQGLHRPDAVPDRAQIRRYLENGLRVFLRAYSTQPQADLAALAGLINDPPTTGTI